A genome region from Leguminivora glycinivorella isolate SPB_JAAS2020 chromosome 13, LegGlyc_1.1, whole genome shotgun sequence includes the following:
- the LOC125232520 gene encoding CAAX prenyl protease 2: protein MSSIEFLEQNSCTFSVLACIFLTFSYVASLYVWKTKLSRDHPSTIKRRFFSVSCMMLLAPFFTQYFLTEETRTRGDVYEHLGLRTSGLISASILPLLLTAILFLGPLTMQFLSGIWKLYAEPVYWVSSWQDWVWVRNHFMAPLSEEWVFRACMMPLLLQCVNPLTAVFIGPLLFGVAHFHHMFEQLKAGFEFKTALMISTFQFMYTSLFGAYSAYLFVRTGHFMAPLVAHMFCNHMGFPNFGEISQFPPLQRITIMFNFLLGFVLWCYLLTPLTSPDIYDNRLYYET, encoded by the exons ATGTCTTCAATAGAATTTTTAGAACAAAATTCCTGTACTTTTTCTGTGCTGGCTTGCATTTTTCTAACGTTCTCATATGTCGCTAGTTTATACGTTTGGAAGACCAAATTGAGCAG AGACCATCCTTCGACGATAAAACGAAGGTTTTTCAGTGTATCATGCATGATGCTTCTGGCACCTTTCTTCactcaatattttttaactgaagAGACTAGAACGCGCGGGGATGTATATGAACACTTGGGGCTTCGTACTTCAGGGCTTATCAGTGCCTCTATCTTGCCTTTACTTCTAAcagctattttatttttgggACCTCTGACTATGCAATTTTTATCAGGCATCTGGAAACTATATGCAG AACCTGTATACTGGGTATCCAGCTGGCAGGACTGGGTATGGGTGAGGAACCATTTCATGGCGCCACTGAGTGAAGAGTGGGTCTTCCGTGCCTGCATGATGCCACTATTGCTGCAATGCGTGAACCCTTTGACTGCTGTTTTCATAGGCCCATTGCTTTTTGGTGTTG CTCACTTCCACCACATGTTTGAGCAGCTGAAGGCCGGGTTTGAGTTTAAAACGGCATTGATGATCTCAA CTTTCCAGTTCATGTATACAAGTTTGTTTGGGGCATATTCTGCATACCTTTTTGTCAGAACTG gtCATTTCATGGCTCCTCTGGTCGCGCACATGTTCTGCAATCACATGGGCTTCCCCAATTTCGGTGAGATCTCTCAGTTCCCCCCTCTACAACGAATCACGATCATGTTCAATTTTCTACTAGGCTTCGTCTTATGGTGCTACCTGCTCACACCTTTGACCAGCCCTGATATCTACGACAACAGATTGTACTATGAAACGTGA